One genomic segment of Deinococcus arcticus includes these proteins:
- a CDS encoding SDR family NAD(P)-dependent oxidoreductase produces the protein MTSFSTPMVSRSAAPAPLAGQVIAVTGADQGYGRVASAALAHAGASVVLIGNNSETLAVAASQLEHAGGHAIPIKADVGVPLDWLSAQTRILDIYGALHGIVHTADKRAHTEFTMLGENEWMDLFNCNVKSSVAIAQILRRRLPETWLTIIGPHLDERGLQVHPQRGAIRGLVAHAHAEELRLNLLLPARASSGEEPLDRPLAAAVLALASPELSHLRGNVLEIPLPEIPRVRPEGR, from the coding sequence ATGACTTCGTTTTCCACCCCCATGGTGTCCCGCTCCGCCGCGCCCGCGCCGCTGGCGGGGCAGGTGATTGCGGTCACCGGGGCCGACCAGGGCTACGGGCGCGTGGCCAGTGCGGCGCTGGCCCACGCCGGGGCCAGTGTGGTGCTCATTGGCAACAACAGCGAGACGCTGGCGGTGGCCGCCAGTCAGCTGGAACACGCGGGCGGCCACGCCATTCCCATCAAGGCCGATGTGGGTGTGCCGCTGGACTGGCTGAGCGCCCAGACCCGGATTCTGGACATCTACGGCGCGCTGCACGGCATTGTGCACACCGCCGACAAGCGCGCGCACACCGAGTTCACCATGCTGGGTGAGAACGAGTGGATGGACCTGTTTAACTGCAACGTGAAAAGCAGTGTGGCTATAGCGCAGATTCTGCGCCGCCGCCTGCCAGAGACGTGGCTCACGATCATCGGCCCGCATCTGGACGAGCGGGGGTTGCAGGTCCACCCGCAGCGGGGGGCCATTCGCGGACTGGTGGCGCACGCCCACGCCGAGGAGCTGCGCCTGAACCTGCTGCTGCCTGCACGCGCCAGCAGCGGCGAGGAGCCCCTGGACCGGCCGCTGGCCGCCGCCGTGCTGGCGCTGGCCAGCCCGGAATTGAGCCACCTGCGCGGCAACGTGCTGGAAATCCCGCTGCCAGAGATTCCCCGCGTGCGCCCGGAAGGCCGGTAG
- the nrdR gene encoding transcriptional regulator NrdR: protein MRCPYCSAPESKVVNSRPSDDGASIRRRRECLNCARRFTTYERAQLEPLMVVKRSGPREAFNPDKLLRGLTLASEKRPVDGDALRAFAYGFEDDVQAAEIRSEEIGRRAMTFLRPLDDVAYIRFASVYRDFDSLERFIEEIRGLKDEG, encoded by the coding sequence ATGAGGTGCCCTTACTGCTCGGCCCCCGAAAGCAAGGTGGTCAATTCGCGCCCCAGTGACGACGGCGCCAGTATTCGCCGCCGCCGCGAGTGCCTGAACTGTGCGCGGCGCTTTACCACCTACGAACGCGCACAGTTGGAGCCGCTGATGGTGGTCAAGCGCAGCGGCCCCCGGGAAGCCTTTAACCCCGACAAACTGCTGCGCGGCCTGACCCTGGCCAGCGAGAAGCGCCCGGTGGACGGTGACGCCCTGCGCGCCTTTGCCTACGGCTTTGAGGACGACGTGCAGGCCGCCGAGATTCGCAGTGAGGAAATTGGCCGCCGCGCCATGACCTTTCTGCGTCCGCTGGACGACGTGGCCTATATTCGCTTTGCCAGCGTGTACCGCGACTTCGATTCGCTGGAGCGCTTCATCGAAGAGATCCGGGGCCTGAAAGACGAGGGGTAG
- a CDS encoding 1-acyl-sn-glycerol-3-phosphate acyltransferase, with translation MSPLWPGRQPTFGSRLAVWALRLMGWEAVLAPPPGLKCVGAVAPHTHNADFWPGIFWTWATRAPARFVAKRELFFFPVGVFMRAAGGLALDRRRAGGNFVDAVVGIIEREDEIMLAIAPEGTRSRGDYWKTGFYYMALEAQVPIAVTVLDWGRRRVGIVGYVTPTGNLEADFAQIRVHLQGVRGHTPANETPAFPRPASAGGPSRT, from the coding sequence ATGTCTCCTCTGTGGCCCGGACGGCAACCCACATTCGGTTCACGCCTCGCGGTGTGGGCCCTGCGCCTGATGGGCTGGGAAGCGGTGCTGGCCCCCCCGCCCGGTCTCAAATGTGTGGGCGCGGTGGCGCCGCACACCCACAACGCAGACTTCTGGCCCGGCATCTTCTGGACCTGGGCCACCCGCGCCCCCGCGCGTTTTGTGGCCAAGCGGGAGCTGTTCTTCTTTCCGGTAGGTGTGTTCATGCGGGCGGCGGGCGGCCTGGCCCTGGACCGGCGCCGCGCGGGCGGCAACTTTGTGGACGCGGTGGTGGGCATCATCGAGCGCGAGGACGAGATCATGCTGGCCATTGCCCCCGAGGGCACCCGCAGCCGGGGCGACTACTGGAAGACGGGGTTTTATTACATGGCGCTCGAAGCCCAGGTGCCCATTGCGGTCACGGTGCTGGACTGGGGCCGCCGCCGCGTGGGGATCGTGGGGTACGTGACCCCCACCGGCAACCTGGAAGCCGATTTCGCCCAGATTCGCGTTCACCTGCAAGGCGTGCGCGGCCACACGCCTGCCAACGAAACCCCGGCCTTTCCCCGTCCGGCCTCGGCTGGGGGGCCCAGCCGCACGTAG
- the rocF gene encoding arginase — protein MNVALLGIPMDLGAGRRGVDMGPSALRNAHLARALRALGHTVTDLGDVGVALPESVDKLTEGGLVFLTPIQEACRAAAERVAALAPDVFPLTMGGDHSVSMGTVTGNALRLAPGGGRLGLIWVDAHTDYNTPDSSPSGNIHGMPVAHLTGRGDTRLTGLGGGWHMRPEDIVMIGIRSVDTHERELLREAGIKAYTMKDVDQLGITRIHEETLERLSGVQGLHVSFDADALDPAVCPGVGTPVPGGLTYREGHLLMELLSESGRVTSMDIVEVNPILDTHNQTAEAMVGMAASLLGQRIL, from the coding sequence ATGAACGTGGCACTTCTGGGCATTCCAATGGATCTGGGCGCGGGGCGGCGCGGCGTGGACATGGGGCCCTCGGCCCTGCGCAACGCCCACCTCGCGCGGGCGCTGCGGGCGCTGGGGCATACCGTGACGGACCTGGGCGACGTGGGGGTGGCCCTGCCCGAGTCGGTGGACAAGCTGACCGAGGGCGGGCTGGTGTTCCTGACCCCCATCCAGGAGGCCTGCCGCGCCGCTGCCGAGCGCGTGGCGGCCCTGGCACCGGACGTGTTTCCGCTGACCATGGGCGGCGACCACAGCGTGAGCATGGGCACCGTCACCGGCAACGCCCTGCGCCTGGCCCCCGGTGGCGGGCGCCTGGGCCTGATCTGGGTGGACGCCCACACCGATTACAACACCCCCGACAGCAGCCCCAGCGGCAACATTCACGGCATGCCGGTGGCGCACCTGACGGGCCGGGGCGACACGCGCCTGACCGGCCTGGGCGGCGGGTGGCACATGCGCCCCGAGGACATCGTGATGATTGGCATTCGCAGCGTGGACACCCACGAACGCGAACTGCTGCGCGAGGCCGGTATCAAGGCGTACACCATGAAAGACGTGGACCAGCTGGGCATCACCCGGATCCACGAGGAAACCCTGGAGCGCCTGAGCGGCGTGCAGGGCCTGCACGTGTCCTTTGATGCCGACGCACTGGACCCGGCCGTGTGCCCCGGGGTGGGCACCCCCGTGCCCGGCGGCCTGACCTACCGCGAGGGCCACCTGCTGATGGAACTGCTCTCGGAATCCGGGCGCGTGACCAGCATGGACATCGTGGAGGTGAACCCCATACTGGACACCCACAACCAGACCGCCGAGGCCATGGTGGGTATGGCTGCCAGCCTGCTGGGCCAGCGCATTCTGTAA
- a CDS encoding metallophosphoesterase family protein gives MTHAALPPTPAPRLGKRLMLLADQVHPFVYRDAFPQGVPAVDAVLAAGDLPGYYLEFLATKLTVPVIYVHGNHANELVSEGEGRVAPRGVIDAHGRVVEEAGLRVAGWGGVPRYRKDGEGQYSAAQARWGLGRLAWQSRRGVDVLLTHAPPTGPHAGADYAHRGCGAIAAFMVRRRPAVVVHGHIHEYEGRKLEYTDPASGARVLNAYGYRVVEV, from the coding sequence ATGACCCACGCCGCCCTGCCTCCGACCCCCGCGCCCCGGCTGGGCAAGCGGCTGATGCTGCTGGCCGATCAGGTGCATCCCTTCGTGTACCGCGACGCCTTTCCGCAGGGGGTGCCGGCGGTGGACGCGGTGCTGGCCGCGGGCGACCTGCCCGGCTACTACCTGGAATTCCTGGCCACCAAACTCACCGTGCCGGTGATTTACGTGCATGGCAACCACGCCAATGAACTGGTGAGCGAGGGCGAGGGCCGCGTGGCCCCGCGCGGCGTGATTGACGCCCATGGCCGAGTGGTGGAGGAAGCGGGGCTGCGGGTGGCCGGCTGGGGCGGGGTGCCGCGCTACCGCAAGGACGGCGAGGGGCAGTACAGCGCCGCGCAGGCGCGCTGGGGACTGGGCCGCCTGGCCTGGCAGAGCCGCCGGGGCGTGGACGTGTTGCTGACCCACGCCCCGCCCACCGGGCCGCACGCCGGAGCCGATTATGCCCACCGGGGTTGCGGGGCCATTGCCGCGTTCATGGTGCGGCGGCGCCCGGCGGTGGTGGTGCACGGCCACATCCACGAGTACGAGGGCCGCAAGCTGGAATACACCGACCCGGCCAGCGGCGCGCGGGTGCTCAATGCTTACGGGTACCGGGTGGTGGAGGTCTGA
- a CDS encoding single-stranded DNA-binding protein, with the protein MLHIEFTTDLGARVTVDVETADKLLDVQRQYGRLGWTSGDIPTGGYQFPLDNEPDFDWTLIGARKWTSPEGEDLIIHKGHAYRRRELEAVDSRKMKLPAAVKYSRGAKSTDPEHVREKSDGEFEYVTLAIFRGGKRQERYAVPGGRAQGQPAPQGPRPAAPRPTPPAARPARTEEETPF; encoded by the coding sequence ATGCTGCATATTGAATTCACCACCGACCTGGGTGCCCGGGTGACCGTTGATGTGGAGACGGCCGACAAACTGCTGGATGTTCAGCGCCAGTATGGCCGCCTGGGCTGGACCAGCGGCGACATTCCTACCGGGGGCTATCAGTTTCCGCTGGACAATGAGCCGGATTTCGACTGGACCCTGATTGGCGCGCGCAAGTGGACCAGCCCCGAGGGCGAGGACCTGATCATCCATAAGGGCCATGCCTACCGCCGCCGCGAACTGGAAGCGGTGGACAGCCGCAAGATGAAGCTGCCGGCCGCCGTCAAGTACTCACGCGGCGCCAAGAGCACCGACCCCGAGCATGTGCGCGAGAAATCGGACGGCGAGTTTGAATACGTGACGCTGGCCATCTTCCGGGGCGGCAAGCGCCAGGAGCGCTACGCCGTGCCCGGCGGCCGCGCCCAGGGCCAGCCGGCCCCCCAGGGCCCCCGCCCGGCCGCGCCGCGCCCCACGCCTCCGGCCGCCCGCCCTGCCCGCACCGAGGAAGAAACGCCGTTCTGA
- a CDS encoding acyl-CoA acyltransferase has translation MVTAPPGFVIQEVTDPWAFRALEEVQVAAWGYTDREVTPGTLFRISAVSGGVVLGAYPEGQPQRPVGLAFGFPALRGGEVWHHSHLLALDPACRGSGLALTLKYAQRERVLGQGLERMTWTFDPLVARNARLNLGKLGARARTYLPDWYALDADRDRAFPADRLLVEWDLTRPQPPRPAPPPQGARLLEAQGEAPGPLRPGAGAPVCLAEVPLHAETLSPALRRAWRLALREALGTALASGYEVTDLARDGERAFYVLTPAQPPASC, from the coding sequence ATGGTCACGGCGCCGCCCGGCTTCGTCATTCAGGAGGTGACAGACCCCTGGGCCTTTCGCGCCCTGGAAGAGGTGCAGGTGGCGGCCTGGGGCTATACCGACCGCGAGGTGACGCCGGGCACCCTTTTTCGCATCAGCGCCGTGAGTGGCGGGGTGGTGCTTGGGGCCTACCCCGAAGGCCAGCCCCAGCGGCCGGTGGGCCTGGCCTTTGGTTTTCCGGCGCTGCGGGGGGGCGAGGTGTGGCACCACTCGCACCTGCTGGCCCTGGACCCGGCCTGCCGGGGCAGCGGCCTGGCACTGACGCTCAAATATGCCCAGCGTGAACGGGTGCTGGGCCAGGGCCTGGAGCGCATGACCTGGACCTTTGATCCTCTGGTGGCGCGCAACGCCCGGCTGAACCTGGGCAAGCTGGGCGCGCGGGCCCGCACCTATCTGCCTGACTGGTACGCCCTGGACGCTGACCGCGACCGCGCCTTTCCCGCCGACCGTCTGCTGGTGGAATGGGACCTGACCCGGCCCCAGCCTCCCCGGCCCGCGCCACCACCCCAGGGAGCGCGGCTGCTGGAAGCGCAGGGCGAGGCGCCCGGGCCGCTTCGCCCTGGGGCAGGCGCGCCCGTGTGCTTGGCCGAAGTGCCCCTGCACGCCGAGACCCTCTCCCCTGCCCTGCGCCGGGCGTGGCGGCTGGCGCTGCGCGAAGCCCTGGGCACGGCCCTGGCCAGCGGCTACGAGGTCACCGATCTGGCCCGTGACGGCGAACGCGCTTTCTACGTGCTCACCCCCGCCCAGCCGCCAGCCTCTTGCTAG